ATTTTTCTCTATCAGATGGCCTAAACTCCACCAAAGCATCGCTCGCGCAATCCCTCGCCTTCATCCATACCACCCAACCCAAAACCCAAACACCCACACCCGTCGGCTGATTAGCTTTTTAAAGAACGATGGTTGCGGGGGCAGGATTTGAACCTACGACCTTCGGGTTATGAGCCCGACGAGCTACCGGACTGCTCCACCCCGCGACTGAAGAGCGGAATCTTAACAGTTCGCTTAAACGTGCGTCAACGTCAAAATGCTTTCGGCATGCTCTGTGACCTCATGCGGAATCGAAGAGGGTTGATCCGAAACGTAAGTCTCCGCCTCGGCCGCTGGAGGACTGGCTTGCACGACAAGGGTACCCAAATCGTCCAAAGCCGGTAATTCCCGCAGGGACCGCAGGCCCAGGTCATTGAGGAAACTCTTGGTTGTGGCGTAGAGTGCCGGACGCCCAGGAACTTCCCGGTGCCCGACCATATCGATCCAACCCCGCCCTTCCAAGGCTTTCAAGATCCCGGGCGAGACCGCAACACCCCTGATGTCCTCGATATCGCCACGGGTCACGGGCTGGCGGTACGCAATGATCGCCAGGGTTTCAAGGACCGCGCGTGAGTACTTGGGCGACTTCTCCGAGCACATCCGATCAAGGTATCGTTGTAGATCGCTTCGGGTTTGAAACCGCCAGCCTCCGGCCAAGGACACCAACTCGATGCCTCTACCAGACCAATCGGCGCGCAGATCGTCCAAAAGCCGCCGCAGAAGATCATGGTCAACTTCGCTGTCGAACAACCTAGCCAGATCGTCAACCGTGACCGGCCCCGCACTGGCCAGTATGGCCGCTTCCAGAATGTTCTTAATGCTCTGTAAATCAATCTGTTCCATCGCTCAACTTGACGTAGATAGGGGAAAAAACCGACCGTTGCACCACTTTCACTAAACCCTCCCTGGCAAGTTCCAGCAAACCCAGTAGGGAAACTACCAGTCCCGGGACTCCTTGCGAGGAATCGAACAAGCTCGAAAACTCCGCAAATCCACCTGTGCGTAGGCGGCGCATGATCTGGCTCATGGATTCGCGCACGGAGAGTTGCTCGCGTGCTACCAGGTGATGTTTGTTGGCCTTCGCCCTAGCCACCAATGCCAGCCAAGCCATGCGCAAATCCTCGGGATGAACCTCCGGTAATTGCTCCACGACAACCCGCTCGAACCACGCCCGGGCTACCTTGAAGTCCCGCTCCACGACCGGTAGTTCATCCAGCCGGCGTGCCGCCATCTTCATCTGCTCATATTCCAGTAGCCGCCGTACCAATTCCGCCCGCGGATCCTCCTCATCCACGGGCTTTTCCGGTCTGGGCAGCAGCATTCGCGACTTAATTTCGATGAGAAGCGCCGCCATTAGCAGGTACTCCGCCGCCAACTCCAACTGGTGGGATCGCATGACCTCGACATAGGCCAGATACTGCCGGGTTAAATCCGCCATGGAGATATCGAGAACATTCAGATTTTGCTGCCGGATCAGATATAAGAGTAGGTCCAGCGGGCCTTCAAAGGCCTCCAGGATGATGGCAAGGGCCTCGGGAGGAATGTAGAGGTCCTTGGGTAACTCAGCCATGGGCTCGCCATAGAGACGCGCTACCGGATGCAAACGCTCAACCGGGATTTCGGCAACTACCCGCAAATGTCCCCCACCTCGTACGCTAGCCTACTCATGGACTTGGCTTCAACATCGCTTAAGAGCCGTGATTATCCGTCAATCCAGGAAGGCCACCCCTGCGGTTAAAGAAGCCACATGCGATGCCGTTATCTCGCCCCAACCGGTATCGCCACGCACGTGCTCATCGAAGACCGAATAGCTATCGCGACTACCCACCCAGAGCCCGCAGACAGATTTCGCAATGGACACTATCGAAAACAACAATCCTCTCGATGCTATCGATGCCAGAACCAAGCTGGCCGGGTCCAATAAGCTCGAAATCCTGCTTTTTTCGCTAGGTACCGAAGAGATATTCGGAATCAATGTTTTCAAGGTGAGGGAAGTCACGAAAACACCTCAGGTAACCCAAACACCCAACATGCCGCCGGGCATCCAAGGCGTGATTTCACTGCGGGGACACATCATCCCAGTCATCAGCCTTGCGAGTTTTTTCAAACTCACCGGCCGCCACAATGCCTCCGAAGACACGATGCTCGTCACCTAGTACAGTCGGCGCACGCAAGGTTTCCTCGTGCACGATGTTGACCGTATCGTGCGCGTGGATTGGGATCAAGTGAAATCCGCCGATGGCATCCTCTCCGGCCACGAGCAAATGGTCACGGCCATTACCGAGCTGCCCAGCGGGAGGCTCGTGTCCATCGTCGACGTCGAGCAGATTCTGGTGGATGCCTTTGGCGAGGCCGCGATCCCGAAGCTTGCACCAGTGGAGCAATCGCGGGACCGGACGGTGTTCTTCGTGGATGACTCTGCCGTCGCACGGCGCGAAATCTCATCCGTGCTCGACCAGCTTGGCGTGAAGTACCACCAAGCCAACAATGGCAAGGAAGCCTGGGAAAGACTACAGGGCATGGC
The genomic region above belongs to Betaproteobacteria bacterium and contains:
- the scpB gene encoding SMC-Scp complex subunit ScpB gives rise to the protein MEQIDLQSIKNILEAAILASAGPVTVDDLARLFDSEVDHDLLRRLLDDLRADWSGRGIELVSLAGGWRFQTRSDLQRYLDRMCSEKSPKYSRAVLETLAIIAYRQPVTRGDIEDIRGVAVSPGILKALEGRGWIDMVGHREVPGRPALYATTKSFLNDLGLRSLRELPALDDLGTLVVQASPPAAEAETYVSDQPSSIPHEVTEHAESILTLTHV
- a CDS encoding segregation/condensation protein A, with protein sequence MAELPKDLYIPPEALAIILEAFEGPLDLLLYLIRQQNLNVLDISMADLTRQYLAYVEVMRSHQLELAAEYLLMAALLIEIKSRMLLPRPEKPVDEEDPRAELVRRLLEYEQMKMAARRLDELPVVERDFKVARAWFERVVVEQLPEVHPEDLRMAWLALVARAKANKHHLVAREQLSVRESMSQIMRRLRTGGFAEFSSLFDSSQGVPGLVVSLLGLLELAREGLVKVVQRSVFSPIYVKLSDGTD